In Roseomonas fluvialis, one genomic interval encodes:
- a CDS encoding TrmH family RNA methyltransferase, with amino-acid sequence MTRAADLDRHCGPAAVAALFARRPQDVMRLFHTAERRREAGPHCALLARSRRPYREVVAADLARVAGTQHHGGIVALAVPRAVPAIDPRALPAAVVGARVTPVLDGIGNPHNLGAIARSAAFFGCRALVLSGDPRQAGLSDAAFRTAEGGLEALDLFRATDLPLLLRGLPPSVVSIAAVPRGGVPPAEVPPGLPLMLVLGNEETGLAAPTVAACRLRVTLPAAGPVESLNVSVAAAVLIHALLA; translated from the coding sequence GTGACCCGCGCGGCCGATCTCGACCGTCACTGCGGCCCCGCCGCCGTCGCCGCGCTCTTTGCGCGACGCCCGCAGGATGTGATGCGCCTGTTCCATACGGCCGAGCGTCGGCGCGAGGCCGGCCCGCATTGCGCCCTGCTGGCCCGGTCGCGACGCCCGTATCGCGAGGTGGTGGCGGCCGACCTCGCGCGCGTCGCCGGCACGCAGCACCATGGCGGCATCGTCGCGCTCGCGGTGCCGCGCGCGGTGCCGGCGATCGACCCGCGCGCGCTGCCCGCCGCCGTGGTGGGCGCGCGCGTGACACCGGTGCTGGACGGCATCGGCAATCCGCACAACCTCGGCGCCATCGCGCGATCTGCCGCCTTCTTCGGCTGCCGCGCGCTGGTTCTGTCGGGGGACCCGCGGCAGGCGGGGCTGTCGGATGCGGCCTTCCGCACCGCCGAGGGCGGGCTGGAGGCGCTGGACCTGTTCCGTGCCACCGACCTGCCGCTGCTGCTGCGCGGCCTGCCACCGAGTGTCGTGAGCATCGCCGCCGTGCCGCGCGGTGGCGTACCGCCCGCCGAGGTGCCGCCCGGCCTGCCGCTGATGCTGGTGCTCGGTAACGAGGAAACCGGGCTGGCGGCACCCACCGTCGCTGCCTGCAGGCTGCGCGTGACCCTGCCGGCGGCTGGGCCGGTCGAAAGCCTGAATGTGTCGGTTGCCGCCGCGGTGCTGATTCACGCGTTGTTGGCCTGA
- a CDS encoding ABC transporter ATP-binding protein, whose amino-acid sequence MNRPRETGVPSDPVIRAEDLAVAFGGRTIFKDVSFEVRRGEIFVILGGSGCGKSTLLKALIGLVPLAAGHAWLLGEELTAANDAARRALLQRIGVMWQSGALFGSMTLAENVELPIEEHTRLPRPAREALARSKLGLVGLGDAAGRLPAEISGGMAKRAGIARALALDPPLLFLDEPSAGLDPITSAGLDDLIKEIARDTGTTFVVVTHELQSILAIGDRCIMLDKTAQGMIAQGNPRDLRDNSDHPTVRAFFRREAA is encoded by the coding sequence CTGAATCGGCCGCGCGAGACCGGCGTACCGTCGGACCCTGTCATCCGGGCCGAGGACCTGGCCGTTGCCTTCGGCGGGCGCACCATCTTCAAGGACGTGTCCTTCGAGGTGCGGCGAGGTGAAATCTTCGTCATCCTGGGCGGGTCGGGCTGCGGCAAGTCCACGCTGCTCAAGGCGCTGATCGGGCTGGTGCCGCTGGCCGCCGGACATGCCTGGCTGCTGGGCGAGGAACTGACGGCGGCAAACGATGCCGCGCGACGCGCGTTGTTGCAGCGCATCGGTGTCATGTGGCAGTCCGGCGCGCTGTTCGGGAGCATGACCCTGGCCGAAAACGTGGAACTGCCGATCGAGGAACACACGCGCCTGCCGCGCCCGGCGCGGGAGGCGCTGGCGCGTTCGAAGCTTGGCCTGGTCGGGCTCGGCGATGCGGCCGGCCGGCTGCCGGCCGAGATTTCCGGCGGCATGGCCAAGCGCGCGGGCATCGCGCGCGCCCTCGCACTCGACCCGCCGCTGCTGTTCCTGGACGAGCCCTCCGCGGGCCTCGACCCGATCACCTCGGCCGGGCTCGATGACCTCATCAAGGAGATCGCGCGCGACACCGGCACCACCTTCGTGGTCGTCACGCACGAACTGCAATCCATCCTGGCGATCGGCGACCGCTGCATCATGCTCGACAAGACCGCGCAGGGCATGATCGCGCAGGGCAACCCGCGCGATCTGCGCGACAACAGCGACCACCCGACCGTGCGCGCCTTCTTCCGGCGCGAGGCCGCCTGA
- a CDS encoding homogentisate 1,2-dioxygenase, with the protein MSRQYIPFPRSEGLTSRQAHADLPAGTFERELGKEGFFGPATHMYHRHPPTGWTSWDGPLRPRAFDLAKINAEHASPWDAPDILFNASVRLRLWRAPTRMDHLARNGDGDELLFIHQGAGDIFCDYGRLPFRAGDYVVLPRSTMWRIECSAPTVALLIEATGSTFQLPDRGMVGKHAVFDPAILETPKLDEAFRDQGQGDWAVRIKRRNAISTVTYPFNPLDAVGWHGDLSPVRLNVEDIRPLMSHRYHLPPSAHTTFVANRFVICTFCPRPFETDPGALKVPFFHNNDDYDEVLFYHAGDFFSRDNIHAGMMTLHPCGFTHGPHPKALGNAFTPKKAATDEYAVMLDTRDALEIGEAASAVEWGDYAYSWKAGPAPAKAAE; encoded by the coding sequence ATGTCTCGCCAGTACATCCCCTTCCCCCGCAGCGAGGGCCTGACCTCGCGCCAGGCGCATGCCGACCTGCCCGCCGGCACCTTCGAACGCGAACTGGGCAAGGAAGGTTTCTTCGGCCCGGCCACGCACATGTACCACCGGCATCCGCCGACCGGCTGGACGTCCTGGGACGGACCGCTGCGCCCGCGGGCATTCGACCTGGCGAAGATCAACGCCGAACACGCATCGCCCTGGGACGCGCCGGACATCCTGTTCAACGCGAGCGTGCGCCTGCGCCTTTGGCGCGCGCCGACGCGCATGGACCACCTGGCGCGCAACGGCGACGGCGACGAGCTGCTGTTCATCCATCAGGGTGCGGGCGACATCTTCTGCGACTATGGCCGCCTGCCCTTCCGCGCCGGCGACTACGTGGTGCTGCCGCGATCGACCATGTGGCGCATCGAGTGCTCGGCCCCCACGGTCGCCCTGCTGATCGAGGCAACGGGCTCCACCTTCCAGCTTCCGGACCGCGGCATGGTCGGCAAGCACGCGGTCTTCGACCCCGCCATCCTCGAAACACCGAAGCTGGACGAGGCCTTCCGCGACCAGGGACAGGGCGACTGGGCGGTGCGCATCAAGCGGCGCAACGCGATCTCGACCGTGACCTACCCGTTCAATCCGCTGGATGCGGTGGGCTGGCACGGCGATCTCTCGCCTGTGCGCCTGAACGTTGAGGACATCCGCCCGCTGATGTCCCACCGCTATCACCTGCCACCGTCCGCCCACACCACCTTCGTGGCGAACCGCTTCGTGATCTGCACCTTCTGCCCGCGCCCCTTCGAGACCGATCCCGGCGCGCTGAAGGTCCCGTTCTTCCACAACAACGACGACTACGACGAGGTGCTGTTCTACCACGCGGGCGACTTCTTCAGCCGCGACAACATCCATGCTGGCATGATGACGCTGCACCCCTGCGGCTTCACGCACGGCCCGCACCCCAAGGCGCTGGGCAATGCCTTCACGCCGAAGAAGGCGGCCACGGACGAATACGCCGTGATGCTCGACACGCGCGACGCGCTCGAAATCGGCGAGGCCGCATCCGCCGTCGAATGGGGCGACTACGCGTATTCCTGGAAGGCAGGCCCGGCGCCGGCAAAGGCCGCGGAGTAG
- a CDS encoding MarR family winged helix-turn-helix transcriptional regulator, translating to MSSFDLDAFLPYRLSVASNLVSRLFARRYAEEFGLTIAEWRVMAVVGADGTASASDVRARTGMDKAKVSRAVTALLARRLLRHTPHTGDRRVEPLALSAAGRAMFEAIVPRARALEAELAAGLAPAQAAALEAALRHIAARATALGADPGGGPD from the coding sequence ATGTCAAGCTTCGACCTCGATGCCTTCCTGCCCTACCGGCTGTCGGTCGCCTCCAACCTGGTGTCGCGCCTGTTCGCGCGGCGCTATGCGGAGGAATTCGGCCTGACCATCGCCGAATGGCGCGTCATGGCCGTGGTCGGCGCGGACGGCACCGCGAGTGCAAGCGATGTCCGGGCCCGCACCGGCATGGACAAGGCCAAGGTGAGCCGCGCAGTGACGGCGCTGCTGGCGCGGCGTCTGCTGCGGCACACACCGCACACCGGCGACCGGCGGGTCGAGCCGCTCGCGCTCAGCGCGGCGGGCCGTGCGATGTTCGAGGCGATCGTCCCGCGTGCCCGCGCGCTGGAGGCGGAACTCGCTGCTGGCCTGGCGCCGGCACAGGCTGCCGCCCTGGAGGCCGCGCTGCGGCACATCGCCGCGCGCGCCACGGCCCTTGGCGCCGATCCCGGCGGCGGGCCGGACTGA
- a CDS encoding tripartite tricarboxylate transporter substrate binding protein, whose amino-acid sequence MIRRRHILAAPAALLPAAARAQAPFPDRPVRYVVPFPPGGLTDIMARLVGQKLSEIWSRPVVIENRAGGNALIGADAVAKAAPDGHTLLAVTMTHTVNATLFPNAPYDFRRDLTTVSVLGSLPLVVVVNAERNPARSLADLVQQARTRRLNGGSSGNGSPPHLGLELLRRAAGAGDNITHVPYRGGAPSVTDLAAGNLDVMVSNLPECIAQIQGGRLRPLAVTSAERHPLIPEVPTVKEAGQPTLEMTNWTAMMVPAAVPAPILARIEADTLAAIRDADVSRRARDGGFTVEAWDRARSLPFVTEETARWARLIQEAGLRAD is encoded by the coding sequence ATGATCCGCCGACGCCACATCCTGGCCGCGCCCGCCGCGCTGCTGCCCGCCGCCGCACGCGCCCAGGCGCCGTTCCCCGACCGGCCGGTGCGGTACGTCGTGCCCTTCCCGCCGGGCGGCCTCACCGACATCATGGCGCGGCTGGTCGGCCAGAAGCTTTCCGAGATCTGGTCCCGCCCCGTGGTCATAGAGAATCGCGCCGGCGGCAATGCACTGATCGGCGCCGATGCAGTGGCCAAGGCCGCGCCGGATGGCCACACGCTGCTCGCCGTGACCATGACGCATACGGTGAACGCCACGCTGTTCCCGAATGCGCCGTATGATTTCCGGCGCGACCTCACGACCGTCAGTGTGCTCGGGTCGTTGCCGCTGGTCGTGGTCGTGAACGCCGAACGCAACCCTGCGCGCAGCCTGGCCGACCTGGTGCAGCAGGCTCGCACGCGCCGGCTCAATGGCGGGTCGTCGGGCAATGGGTCGCCGCCGCATCTCGGGCTGGAATTGCTGAGGCGCGCAGCGGGGGCGGGGGACAACATCACCCATGTGCCCTATCGTGGCGGCGCGCCGTCGGTCACCGACCTCGCGGCCGGCAACCTCGATGTCATGGTGTCGAACCTGCCCGAATGCATCGCGCAGATCCAGGGCGGGCGCCTTCGCCCGCTGGCGGTCACATCGGCCGAACGCCACCCGCTCATCCCGGAGGTGCCGACGGTGAAGGAAGCTGGCCAGCCGACGCTCGAGATGACGAACTGGACCGCGATGATGGTGCCCGCCGCGGTGCCCGCGCCCATCCTGGCCAGGATCGAAGCCGACACGCTCGCCGCCATCCGCGACGCCGACGTGTCGCGCCGCGCGCGCGATGGCGGCTTCACGGTCGAGGCCTGGGACCGCGCGCGCTCGCTGCCCTTCGTCACGGAAGAAACCGCGCGCTGGGCGCGTTTGATCCAGGAAGCAGGACTGCGCGCGGACTGA
- a CDS encoding xanthine dehydrogenase family protein molybdopterin-binding subunit, whose amino-acid sequence MAKFGLSQSIRRVEDPRLLKGGGSYTDDMTVPGQAQGYVLRSPHAHARITGIDAAAAKALPGVLGVWTGADLAAAGLGFMPCLAPVKSADGTPCSDTPRRALAEGVVRHVGDPVAFVVAETIEQARDAAEAISVDYDILPAATDLATATNPGQPQVWASAPNNTCFDWHVGDAANADALIKGAAHVTRLRVVNNRVVVASMEARAALADYDAGRAHWTLSTNTQGSWLVRNILAKNIFNVAPESFRVVTPDVGGGFGMKLFLYPEHVLTCFAARELKRAVKWASERTEAFQSDTHGRDNITIGELALDKDGKFLALRTKNWAGMGAYLNTFAPFIPTGAGTKVLASVYDFQAIHAQVIGVVTNTVPVDAYRGAGRPESNYLVERLIDTAAREMGIDRIDIRRRNMVPSSAMPYVSAMGQRYDSGEFARLMDSALANIDWAGFPARRAEAAKRGKKRGIGLAYYLEATGGSPSENAAVRFADDGFVDVYVGTQSTGQGHETAYAMMTSHELGIPIERIRIRQGDSDSLPDGGGTGGARSLYSEGQAILVTTASVVEKGKRAASEHLEASVADIEFTPKDGRFAVAGTDRGVGIIELAAAQRKRAAAGQEATLLDAQETAEIKAHTFPNGCHVAEVEVDPETGIVAIPRYIVVDDVGHALNPLIVRGQVHGGVTQGIGQALMERTAFDAESGQLLSASFMDYALPRADDLPPIDVDLIEVPCETNPMGVKGAGEAGAVGSPPAVINALVDALADSGVASIDMPATPEAVWKALAAARAA is encoded by the coding sequence ATGGCGAAGTTCGGCCTCAGCCAATCCATCCGCCGCGTCGAGGACCCGCGCCTGCTCAAGGGCGGCGGCAGCTACACCGACGACATGACGGTGCCGGGCCAGGCGCAGGGCTACGTGCTGCGCAGCCCGCATGCCCACGCACGGATCACCGGCATCGACGCCGCGGCGGCGAAGGCCCTGCCCGGCGTGCTCGGCGTCTGGACGGGGGCGGACCTGGCGGCGGCCGGGCTCGGCTTCATGCCCTGCCTCGCGCCGGTGAAGTCGGCGGACGGCACGCCGTGCTCCGACACGCCCCGCCGTGCGCTCGCCGAAGGCGTCGTGCGCCATGTCGGCGATCCGGTGGCTTTCGTGGTGGCCGAGACCATCGAACAGGCGCGCGACGCCGCCGAGGCGATCTCGGTGGACTACGACATCCTGCCCGCCGCAACCGACCTCGCGACCGCGACGAATCCCGGCCAGCCGCAGGTCTGGGCCAGTGCGCCGAACAACACGTGCTTCGACTGGCATGTGGGCGATGCAGCGAACGCCGATGCGCTCATCAAGGGCGCCGCGCATGTCACGCGCCTGCGCGTGGTGAACAACCGCGTCGTGGTCGCCAGCATGGAGGCGCGCGCCGCACTCGCCGACTACGACGCGGGGCGCGCCCATTGGACGCTGTCCACCAACACCCAGGGCTCCTGGCTGGTGCGCAACATCCTCGCCAAGAACATCTTCAACGTCGCGCCCGAGAGCTTCCGCGTGGTGACGCCCGATGTCGGCGGCGGCTTCGGGATGAAGCTGTTCCTGTACCCCGAGCACGTCCTGACCTGCTTCGCCGCGCGCGAGCTGAAGCGTGCCGTGAAGTGGGCGTCGGAACGCACCGAGGCCTTCCAGTCCGACACGCATGGGCGCGACAACATCACCATCGGCGAACTGGCGCTCGACAAGGACGGCAAGTTCCTCGCGCTGCGCACCAAGAACTGGGCGGGGATGGGGGCGTATCTCAACACCTTCGCGCCCTTCATCCCGACCGGGGCGGGCACCAAGGTGCTGGCCAGCGTCTATGACTTCCAGGCGATCCACGCGCAGGTGATCGGCGTGGTCACCAACACCGTGCCCGTCGATGCCTATCGCGGCGCCGGCCGGCCCGAGAGCAACTACCTGGTCGAACGCCTGATCGACACCGCGGCGCGCGAGATGGGCATCGACCGCATCGACATCCGTCGGCGCAACATGGTCCCGTCCTCGGCCATGCCCTACGTCTCCGCGATGGGGCAGCGCTACGATTCCGGCGAATTCGCCAGGCTGATGGACAGCGCGCTGGCGAATATCGACTGGGCCGGTTTCCCGGCACGCCGTGCGGAGGCCGCGAAGCGCGGGAAGAAGCGCGGCATCGGCCTCGCGTACTACCTGGAGGCCACCGGCGGCAGCCCGAGCGAGAATGCGGCGGTGCGCTTCGCCGATGACGGCTTCGTCGATGTCTATGTCGGCACGCAGTCCACCGGTCAGGGCCACGAGACCGCCTATGCCATGATGACGAGCCACGAGCTCGGCATCCCGATCGAGAGGATCCGCATCCGCCAGGGCGATTCCGACAGCCTGCCCGATGGCGGCGGCACCGGCGGCGCGCGCAGCCTCTATTCCGAAGGCCAGGCGATCCTGGTGACGACGGCGAGCGTGGTCGAGAAGGGCAAGCGCGCCGCCTCCGAACACCTCGAAGCCTCGGTCGCCGATATCGAGTTCACGCCGAAGGACGGTCGCTTCGCGGTGGCCGGCACCGACCGCGGCGTGGGCATCATCGAACTGGCGGCCGCGCAGCGGAAGCGCGCCGCGGCGGGCCAGGAGGCCACGCTGCTCGACGCGCAGGAAACCGCCGAGATCAAGGCGCACACCTTCCCCAATGGCTGCCACGTGGCCGAGGTGGAAGTGGACCCCGAGACCGGCATCGTCGCCATCCCGCGCTACATCGTGGTGGATGACGTGGGCCATGCGCTGAACCCGCTGATCGTGCGCGGCCAGGTGCATGGCGGCGTGACGCAGGGGATCGGCCAGGCGCTGATGGAACGCACCGCCTTCGACGCCGAGTCCGGACAGCTTCTGAGCGCATCCTTCATGGACTACGCCCTGCCGCGTGCCGACGACCTGCCGCCGATCGATGTGGACCTGATCGAGGTGCCGTGTGAGACCAACCCGATGGGCGTGAAGGGCGCGGGCGAAGCCGGCGCGGTGGGTTCGCCGCCGGCGGTGATCAACGCGCTGGTCGACGCACTGGCCGATTCCGGCGTGGCCAGCATCGACATGCCCGCGACGCCCGAGGCGGTGTGGAAGGCGCTGGCGGCAGCACGCGCCGCCTGA
- a CDS encoding ABC transporter permease, with protein sequence MDGTLADLPAARLDLAEDGGARVLTATGRIDAAAAARLWPAAMTAAAGGPVAVLDLSALEAIDTAGAVLLLEAAPDAEARGAAPEVAALLDRTRRALAAAPPPPKVPAAWRPITAVGRATVDRARESLKGVAFLGEAVVTTGRVLARPRLLRWQDLLRHLDEVGTRAFPLTLLLGFLIGVILAYQSSIPLRRFGAEVFVPNLVGISLLRELGPLLAGVVMAGRTGSAFAAELGTMTVNEEVDALKIMGIDPTAMLVLPRLVAATLVMPVLALLMSLAGLAGMTLIMNTLGYPWAAVQGQLQQWLSLQDLVGGLFKAACFGLVIAGIGCRAGLSAGRGPRAVGDAATAAVVGGIVAIVAMDGVFAVLFFRLGI encoded by the coding sequence ATGGACGGAACCCTGGCAGACCTGCCCGCGGCGCGGCTCGACCTCGCGGAGGATGGCGGCGCGCGCGTATTGACCGCGACCGGGCGGATCGACGCCGCGGCCGCGGCGCGGCTTTGGCCCGCGGCCATGACGGCTGCTGCGGGCGGGCCCGTCGCGGTGCTGGACCTGTCGGCCCTGGAAGCCATCGACACCGCCGGTGCCGTGCTGCTGCTCGAAGCCGCGCCCGATGCCGAAGCCCGGGGCGCCGCGCCCGAGGTTGCCGCCCTGCTGGACCGCACCCGGCGTGCACTTGCCGCGGCGCCGCCGCCACCGAAGGTGCCCGCCGCGTGGCGGCCGATCACCGCGGTCGGCCGCGCGACGGTGGACCGCGCGCGGGAATCGCTGAAGGGCGTTGCCTTCCTGGGCGAGGCGGTGGTCACGACCGGCCGCGTGCTGGCGCGCCCAAGGCTGCTGCGCTGGCAGGACCTGCTGCGCCACCTGGACGAGGTCGGCACGCGGGCCTTTCCGCTCACGCTGCTGCTCGGCTTCCTGATCGGCGTGATCCTGGCCTACCAGTCCTCGATCCCGCTGCGGCGCTTCGGGGCCGAGGTCTTCGTGCCGAACCTGGTGGGCATTTCACTTCTGCGCGAACTGGGGCCGCTGCTGGCCGGCGTGGTGATGGCCGGGCGCACCGGATCGGCCTTCGCGGCCGAACTCGGCACCATGACGGTGAACGAGGAAGTGGACGCGTTGAAGATCATGGGCATCGACCCGACCGCGATGCTCGTGCTGCCGCGCCTGGTCGCGGCCACGCTGGTGATGCCGGTGCTGGCACTGCTGATGTCGCTGGCAGGGTTGGCCGGCATGACGCTGATCATGAACACGCTGGGCTATCCCTGGGCCGCCGTGCAGGGGCAGTTGCAGCAGTGGTTGTCCTTGCAGGACCTGGTGGGCGGCTTGTTCAAGGCGGCCTGCTTCGGCCTGGTGATCGCGGGCATCGGCTGCCGCGCGGGGCTGTCCGCCGGGCGGGGTCCGCGCGCGGTAGGCGATGCGGCGACCGCCGCGGTGGTCGGCGGCATCGTCGCGATCGTGGCGATGGATGGCGTGTTCGCCGTGCTGTTCTTCCGGCTGGGGATCTGA
- a CDS encoding MlaD family protein: MAQAGRSLYFRVGVLVVVGAAVAIGFVLFLTSGSLRGEQTIFETYVRESIAGLDVGAPVRFRGVPVGRVTELGLVSVVYGAVARDPEDTTARLVLVRFAVDPDRYGRINVAAAVRAGLRVRVASSGVTGLAYLEVDFVSDPARFPPIEVPWTPRYPVIPSVPSTITQVTSAAERVMTQLADLDLRSLVGAATELVEGLRDQVGGQGDLATTLREAAATMVALRSVIEGADLAATVRELREAAARVGAAGQSAEALLASPEITGAAASIGQAANDLRVAVARLPAVIQSLELALRTVRGTTGDAQADLGPLLRDLRATVSSLRDTAEQLRRSPSQSLFGAPPPPPPRDRR, from the coding sequence ATGGCACAGGCGGGGCGGTCGTTGTATTTCCGCGTGGGTGTGCTCGTGGTCGTCGGCGCCGCCGTCGCGATCGGCTTCGTCCTGTTCCTGACCTCCGGCTCCCTGCGCGGCGAGCAGACCATCTTCGAGACCTATGTGCGGGAATCGATCGCCGGTCTCGATGTCGGCGCGCCGGTGCGATTCCGCGGCGTGCCGGTCGGGCGCGTGACGGAGCTCGGCCTGGTTTCGGTGGTCTACGGCGCCGTCGCGCGGGATCCGGAGGACACCACCGCGCGCCTGGTGCTGGTGCGGTTCGCGGTCGACCCGGACCGCTACGGCCGGATCAACGTCGCCGCCGCCGTGCGGGCGGGGCTGCGGGTCCGCGTGGCATCCTCGGGAGTCACGGGGCTGGCGTATCTCGAGGTGGATTTCGTCTCCGACCCCGCGCGCTTCCCGCCGATCGAGGTGCCCTGGACGCCGCGTTATCCGGTGATTCCATCGGTCCCGTCCACCATCACCCAGGTGACCAGCGCGGCCGAACGCGTGATGACGCAGCTCGCCGACCTCGACCTGCGCTCGCTGGTCGGCGCGGCGACCGAGCTGGTCGAGGGACTGCGTGACCAGGTCGGCGGCCAGGGCGACCTGGCGACGACGCTCCGCGAGGCCGCCGCCACCATGGTCGCGCTGCGCAGCGTGATCGAGGGTGCGGACCTTGCCGCCACCGTGCGCGAACTGCGCGAGGCGGCGGCGCGCGTGGGTGCCGCGGGGCAATCGGCCGAGGCGCTGCTGGCCAGCCCCGAGATCACCGGCGCCGCGGCCAGCATCGGACAGGCCGCGAACGACCTGCGCGTGGCCGTCGCGCGGCTTCCGGCCGTCATCCAATCCCTCGAACTCGCGCTGCGCACGGTGCGTGGCACCACCGGCGATGCGCAGGCCGACCTTGGCCCGCTGCTGCGCGACCTGCGCGCGACCGTCTCCAGCCTGCGCGACACCGCCGAGCAGCTGCGCCGCAGCCCGTCGCAGTCCCTGTTCGGCGCGCCGCCGCCACCACCGCCACGGGATCGCCGCTGA
- a CDS encoding ABC-type transport auxiliary lipoprotein family protein: MIDRRLLLLVPLLAGCSVLPDRPYVETRRFPLEPRRPPGAEGRARRTLLVRTIRAGAGMETRNLRTLRPDGTENLDFYAEWAAPPAESAEQALRRWLIDSRQFSAVLAPGSRVTPDYVLEGEITQLAAVQGEGRARAELTLVLVDERNGSRLVGQMVSSGTAPLASGTAAPTPDQAAEAMSAALGSALTSLEQALQRFT, translated from the coding sequence ATGATCGACCGTCGCCTGCTGCTGTTGGTGCCTCTGCTGGCGGGGTGCTCCGTGCTGCCGGACCGCCCCTATGTCGAGACGCGGCGCTTCCCGCTGGAGCCGCGCCGGCCACCGGGCGCCGAGGGGCGCGCGCGCCGCACCCTGTTGGTGCGCACGATCCGCGCCGGCGCGGGGATGGAGACGCGCAACCTGCGCACGCTACGCCCGGACGGCACGGAGAACCTGGACTTCTACGCAGAATGGGCGGCGCCGCCGGCGGAATCGGCCGAACAGGCGCTGCGCCGCTGGCTGATCGATTCGCGGCAGTTTTCCGCCGTGCTCGCCCCCGGGTCGCGCGTGACGCCCGACTACGTGCTCGAAGGCGAGATCACCCAGCTCGCCGCCGTGCAGGGGGAAGGGCGCGCGCGCGCGGAACTGACCCTGGTGCTGGTCGATGAGCGCAATGGCAGCCGGCTTGTCGGCCAAATGGTGAGCAGCGGCACCGCGCCCCTCGCCTCCGGCACCGCTGCGCCGACGCCCGACCAGGCGGCGGAGGCCATGAGCGCGGCGCTGGGCAGCGCGCTCACGTCGTTGGAGCAGGCGCTGCAGCGCTTCACATGA
- a CDS encoding Ldh family oxidoreductase: protein MHLSLTEAETLARSALAIAGANPGMAAATAQALAAAEATGQPGHGLSRVPQYAAFLRNGRADGSATPRIVNERGGAVLVDAGHGLAYPALALAESEAAWRARAHGIAIAGVTNSHHSGAMGLPVARLARQGLVALAFTNSPAAMPVPGGRRPLMGTNPVAAAFPRGAAPPLVIDMALSEVARGKIMVAAKEGRAIPEGWALDAEGRPTTDPNAALSGAMLAMGGTKGALLAMVVELLCCALTGAAFGFEADSFFTDEGNRPRLGQALLVVDPGALGGAGAFAERIEAFVAAMAAEDGVRLPGSRRDALAAQARVQGLEIPDALHRRLLDLASA from the coding sequence ATGCATCTCTCCCTCACCGAAGCCGAGACCCTGGCGCGCAGCGCGCTCGCGATCGCCGGCGCCAATCCGGGCATGGCCGCCGCCACCGCGCAGGCGCTCGCGGCCGCCGAGGCCACCGGCCAGCCCGGCCACGGCCTGTCGCGCGTGCCGCAATACGCGGCCTTCCTGCGCAATGGCCGCGCCGATGGCAGCGCCACCCCGCGCATCGTCAACGAACGCGGCGGCGCGGTGCTGGTCGATGCCGGCCATGGCCTGGCGTATCCGGCGCTGGCGCTGGCGGAATCCGAAGCCGCCTGGCGCGCGCGTGCGCATGGCATCGCCATCGCGGGCGTGACCAATTCGCATCATTCGGGGGCGATGGGACTGCCGGTCGCGCGCCTCGCGCGGCAGGGCCTGGTCGCGCTCGCCTTCACCAATTCGCCGGCCGCCATGCCGGTGCCGGGCGGACGACGGCCGCTGATGGGCACCAACCCGGTCGCCGCCGCCTTCCCGCGCGGCGCCGCGCCGCCGCTGGTCATCGACATGGCGCTGTCGGAAGTGGCGCGCGGCAAGATCATGGTCGCGGCGAAGGAAGGGCGCGCCATTCCCGAAGGCTGGGCGCTCGACGCCGAAGGCCGTCCGACCACCGACCCGAACGCTGCGCTGTCCGGTGCGATGCTCGCGATGGGCGGCACCAAGGGCGCGCTGCTGGCGATGGTGGTGGAATTGTTGTGCTGCGCCCTGACCGGCGCGGCCTTCGGCTTCGAGGCGGACAGCTTCTTCACCGACGAGGGCAACCGCCCGCGCCTCGGCCAGGCGCTGCTGGTGGTCGATCCGGGTGCGCTCGGCGGCGCGGGTGCCTTTGCCGAACGCATCGAGGCCTTCGTTGCCGCCATGGCAGCGGAAGACGGCGTGCGGCTGCCTGGCAGCCGGCGCGACGCGCTCGCCGCCCAGGCACGGGTGCAGGGCCTCGAGATCCCGGACGCGCTGCATCGCCGCCTGCTCGACCTCGCCAGCGCGTGA